A genomic segment from Neisseria perflava encodes:
- the rpsL gene encoding 30S ribosomal protein S12 → MPTINQLVRKGRQKPVYVNKVPALEACPQKRGVCTRVYTTTPKKPNSALRKVCKVRLTNGFEVISYIGGEGHNLQEHSVVLIRGGRVKDLPGVRYHTVRGSLDTAGVKDRKQARSKYGAKRPK, encoded by the coding sequence ATGCCAACTATTAACCAATTGGTACGCAAAGGCCGTCAAAAGCCTGTGTACGTAAACAAAGTGCCTGCACTGGAAGCTTGCCCGCAAAAACGTGGCGTGTGCACCCGTGTATACACAACTACCCCTAAAAAACCTAACTCTGCATTGCGTAAAGTATGTAAAGTTCGCCTGACCAACGGTTTTGAAGTAATTTCATACATCGGTGGTGAAGGCCACAACCTGCAAGAGCACAGCGTCGTATTGATTCGCGGCGGTCGTGTAAAAGACTTGCCAGGTGTACGTTACCACACTGTACGCGGTTCTTTGGATACTGCAGGTGTTAAAGACCGTAAGCAAGCCCGTTCTAAATACGGTGCTAAGCGTCCTAAATAA